Proteins encoded together in one Marispirochaeta sp. window:
- a CDS encoding winged helix-turn-helix domain-containing protein, producing the protein MEQNKSGSWTFLTNHSHVLLCLLRNPSVRIRDIAREVNITERAVQRIIADLDEAGYIERIRDGRNNTYKVFTDLHLRHTIEKHRKISDLVTMVFGETQY; encoded by the coding sequence ATGGAGCAGAACAAATCAGGATCATGGACTTTCTTGACGAACCACTCACATGTACTGCTTTGTCTTCTGCGAAACCCATCGGTGCGTATTCGTGATATTGCCCGTGAAGTGAACATAACCGAGCGAGCTGTTCAGCGGATAATTGCGGATTTGGACGAGGCCGGTTATATTGAGCGGATACGGGATGGACGAAACAACACATACAAGGTTTTTACTGACCTTCACCTCAGGCACACTATCGAGAAACACAGGAAGATATCTGATCTTGTAACGATGGTTTTCGGAGAAACACAGTACTAG